One Cohnella candidum genomic region harbors:
- a CDS encoding IMP cyclohydrolase, with the protein MSTKWQQLADRTVQQLKTNAYPGRGIVIGLTPDATRYVQVYWIMGRSENSRNRIFVPEENGYLRTEARDPAKLSDPSLIIYYPLRHEGGAHIVTNGDQTDTIWESLKQGGTFEQALAQRTYEPDPPNFTPRISGIVDLNDRQNAYKLSILKTNENDESQTKRQFFHYEKAIAGFGHFISTYQGDGNPLPSFAGEPQLAPLFDDDNETAGFYWNLLNEDNKISLLVKSIRIGDGAVSLTVINKESEGGA; encoded by the coding sequence ATGTCTACGAAATGGCAGCAGCTGGCGGATCGTACCGTCCAACAATTGAAAACCAACGCCTATCCGGGCCGCGGCATCGTGATCGGTTTGACGCCGGACGCAACGCGTTATGTGCAAGTGTACTGGATCATGGGAAGAAGCGAGAACAGCCGCAACCGCATTTTCGTGCCGGAAGAGAACGGATATTTGCGTACGGAAGCGCGCGATCCGGCGAAGCTGTCCGATCCGTCGCTCATTATCTATTATCCGCTTCGGCATGAAGGCGGAGCGCACATCGTGACGAACGGCGATCAAACCGACACCATTTGGGAATCGCTGAAGCAAGGCGGAACTTTCGAGCAAGCTTTGGCGCAGCGTACCTATGAGCCGGACCCGCCGAATTTCACCCCGCGCATCTCGGGCATCGTGGATCTGAACGATCGGCAGAACGCCTACAAGCTGTCCATCCTGAAGACGAACGAGAACGACGAGTCCCAAACGAAGCGCCAATTTTTCCATTATGAAAAGGCGATCGCGGGATTCGGCCATTTCATCTCGACGTACCAAGGCGACGGGAACCCGTTGCCCTCGTTCGCAGGCGAGCCGCAGCTCGCTCCGCTGTTCGATGACGATAATGAGACGGCCGGATTCTATTGGAACCTTTTGAACGAGGACAACAAAATTTCCTTGCTGGTCAAGTCGATCCGCATCGGAGACGGCGCGGTAAGTCTCACCGTGATCAACAAGGAATCCGAAGGAGGGGCCTGA
- the purD gene encoding phosphoribosylamine--glycine ligase, whose product MRILVIGRGGREHAIVWALKRADGSRKIYCAPGNAGIAQLAELVDIGELEFDRLVKFAQEQEIDLVVVGPDDPLAAGIVDALEAGGLRVYGPRQNAAEIEGSKIFMKNLLHKYGIPTAKYATFTDYESAKAYLDAQEIPIVIKADGLAAGKGVTVCFSREQADEALRDTMLNKSFGAAGDKVVIEEFLEGQEMSILAFVDGATVRPMSPAQDHKPVFDGDKGPNTGGMGTYSPLPHIPQSIIDVAIETIVEPTARAMVAEGRPFRGVLFAGLMITKDGPKTIEFNARFGDPETQVVLPRLKTDLLEIFQASLDGRLDRIEIEWSDEAAVCVVLASEGYPGSYPKGLPIDGLDQISEDDALVFHAGTASKDGRFVTNGGRVLGVVGRGRGIAEARDRAYAAADRINFPGKQNRTDIAAKALV is encoded by the coding sequence TTGCGGATACTCGTCATCGGACGCGGCGGGCGCGAGCACGCCATCGTCTGGGCGCTGAAGCGCGCGGACGGCAGCCGGAAGATTTACTGCGCGCCCGGCAACGCGGGCATCGCGCAGCTCGCCGAGCTCGTGGACATCGGGGAGCTGGAATTCGACCGGCTCGTGAAGTTCGCGCAGGAACAGGAGATCGACCTCGTCGTCGTCGGACCCGACGATCCGCTCGCGGCCGGCATCGTGGACGCCCTCGAAGCGGGCGGGCTGCGCGTATACGGACCTCGCCAAAACGCGGCGGAAATCGAAGGCAGCAAAATTTTCATGAAAAACCTGCTGCACAAATACGGCATCCCGACGGCGAAATACGCGACGTTCACGGATTACGAGAGCGCGAAAGCTTATCTCGACGCGCAGGAGATTCCGATCGTGATCAAAGCCGACGGGCTTGCCGCCGGCAAAGGCGTGACCGTTTGCTTCAGCCGCGAGCAAGCGGACGAAGCACTCCGCGATACGATGCTGAACAAGTCCTTCGGGGCTGCGGGAGACAAAGTGGTCATCGAGGAATTCCTGGAGGGCCAGGAGATGTCGATCCTGGCGTTCGTGGACGGGGCGACGGTTCGGCCAATGTCGCCGGCGCAGGACCACAAGCCGGTGTTCGACGGGGACAAGGGACCGAACACGGGCGGCATGGGCACTTATTCGCCGCTGCCGCACATTCCCCAATCGATCATCGACGTGGCGATCGAGACGATCGTCGAACCGACGGCGCGCGCGATGGTGGCAGAGGGCCGGCCGTTCCGCGGCGTGCTTTTCGCCGGGCTCATGATCACCAAAGACGGGCCGAAAACGATCGAGTTCAACGCCCGTTTCGGAGATCCGGAAACCCAGGTCGTACTGCCGCGTCTGAAAACCGATTTGCTCGAGATTTTCCAGGCGTCCCTGGATGGGCGGCTCGATCGAATCGAGATCGAATGGAGCGACGAAGCGGCCGTGTGCGTCGTGCTCGCTTCGGAGGGCTACCCCGGCTCTTATCCGAAAGGATTGCCGATCGACGGGCTGGACCAAATCAGCGAGGATGACGCCCTGGTGTTCCATGCCGGTACGGCTTCCAAAGACGGCCGGTTCGTCACCAACGGCGGGCGCGTATTGGGCGTCGTCGGACGGGGGCGCGGCATCGCGGAAGCGCGGGACCGGGCTTACGCCGCGGCGGACCGCATAAACTTCCCCGGCAAGCAGAACCGCACGGACATCGCCGCCAAGGCGCTGGTATAA
- a CDS encoding alpha/beta hydrolase has translation MERTITLQHQGIPLAASIHYPKLQDKDADRKLPLVVILHGFVGSRVGVDRLFVLAAREFAERGSIVIRFDFAGCGESGGEYGENGIDSMIAQTRTVLDYGLGLDCVDPLRVTLVGHSLGGAIALLTGAADRRVKSLALWSPVGHPWSDITRIVGREVYDRAISKGRADYLGYTLTPAFFDSLQLHQPFQQAVKFHGDVFLAHGTSDDTIPADYTFLLEKTFWLRGEGRVDKNILFQADHTYSKGEHKAELFRATADWLNAYEERQRDWHHWSI, from the coding sequence ATGGAACGTACGATCACGCTGCAACACCAAGGCATTCCGCTCGCCGCCAGCATCCATTATCCGAAGCTTCAGGACAAGGACGCAGACCGCAAGCTTCCGCTCGTCGTCATCCTGCACGGATTCGTCGGCAGCCGCGTCGGCGTGGACCGCCTGTTCGTCCTCGCGGCCCGCGAATTCGCCGAGCGCGGCTCGATCGTCATCCGCTTCGATTTCGCCGGCTGCGGCGAGAGCGGCGGGGAGTACGGAGAGAACGGAATCGACTCGATGATCGCCCAAACCCGCACGGTACTGGACTACGGGTTGGGACTCGATTGCGTCGATCCGCTGAGGGTTACGCTCGTCGGGCACAGCCTGGGCGGCGCGATTGCTCTCCTGACCGGGGCGGCGGATCGGAGGGTCAAGTCCCTCGCGCTTTGGTCGCCGGTCGGCCATCCTTGGAGCGACATCACCCGCATCGTCGGCCGCGAAGTGTACGACCGGGCGATCTCCAAGGGGCGCGCCGATTATCTGGGCTACACGCTGACGCCGGCGTTTTTCGATTCGCTGCAGCTGCATCAGCCGTTCCAGCAAGCGGTCAAGTTCCACGGCGACGTGTTCTTGGCCCACGGCACGAGCGACGACACGATTCCGGCGGATTACACGTTCTTGCTCGAGAAGACGTTTTGGCTCCGGGGAGAAGGGCGCGTGGACAAGAACATCCTGTTCCAGGCGGACCATACCTATTCGAAAGGCGAGCATAAGGCCGAGCTGTTCCGGGCGACCGCCGACTGGCTGAACGCCTACGAAGAGCGCCAACGGGACTGGCATCATTGGAGCATTTAA
- a CDS encoding amylo-alpha-1,6-glucosidase, with amino-acid sequence MNFDLNVVPFSRRESFLAVSLLPGTPDRPEGLYLRTVRGGDDKFGEAFLIELIGADGSPLPFRTDARPERIRLESGSGDAEICMPGGATVRFRARGCGVRLTFRTGAYDYACPAVGPSWEVNSFTHECRFLLTPIAGHLHVEAPWDKTKTTRIAAEFVHSQDGTTTEFAVEEYRTVLEPRVSWEPFDDAAQRVKAEFAKWLQGSLPVPERLHAGRELAAYITWSCLVPAEGNLTRPAMYMSKNWMTNIWSWDHCFNAMALVRQDPRLAWDQFMLFFDRQAENGLIPDFVNDKYELWNCNKPPIHGWTLSWMMARTDYIREEQLREVYGPLSKWTRWWFRYRDGDGDGIPQYNHGNDSGWDNSTVFHRGIPVESPDLAAFLILQAEVLAEIAGRLGMAEEEAEWRRLADLTYAKMIGHFWKDGRFTACLSGTHEESEGDSLLLFVPVLLGKRLPDNIRNALLNGLREKGRFWTANGWATESVSSPFYAPDGYWRGPIWAPSTMLLVEGAAAAGDMELAREAAARFCAMASRSGMAENFDALTGEGLRDRAFTWTSSVFLILANEYTA; translated from the coding sequence ATGAACTTCGACCTTAACGTTGTGCCGTTCAGCCGAAGGGAATCTTTCCTTGCGGTATCGCTTTTGCCGGGGACGCCGGACCGGCCGGAAGGCCTTTATTTGCGCACCGTACGCGGCGGCGACGATAAGTTCGGAGAGGCTTTTCTCATAGAATTGATCGGTGCGGACGGCAGTCCGCTGCCGTTCCGGACCGATGCAAGGCCGGAACGCATCCGGCTCGAATCCGGATCCGGCGATGCCGAAATTTGCATGCCGGGCGGCGCGACGGTCCGGTTTCGCGCCAGGGGCTGCGGGGTGCGGCTGACCTTCCGGACGGGCGCTTACGATTACGCTTGCCCGGCTGTCGGCCCAAGCTGGGAAGTCAACAGCTTCACGCATGAGTGCCGCTTTCTGCTGACGCCGATCGCCGGTCATCTTCACGTGGAAGCGCCGTGGGATAAAACGAAAACCACCCGTATCGCCGCCGAATTCGTTCATTCGCAGGACGGAACAACGACGGAGTTCGCGGTGGAGGAATATCGCACGGTCCTGGAACCGCGCGTTTCCTGGGAACCGTTCGACGATGCCGCTCAGCGGGTGAAAGCGGAATTCGCGAAATGGCTGCAGGGCAGCCTTCCCGTGCCGGAGCGTCTGCATGCCGGACGGGAGCTGGCCGCCTACATCACTTGGTCTTGTCTCGTTCCGGCGGAGGGAAACCTGACCCGCCCGGCGATGTACATGTCGAAGAACTGGATGACCAACATCTGGAGCTGGGACCATTGCTTCAACGCGATGGCGCTCGTGCGGCAGGATCCGCGGCTTGCCTGGGACCAGTTCATGCTGTTCTTCGACCGGCAGGCGGAGAACGGTTTGATCCCGGACTTCGTCAACGATAAATATGAATTGTGGAATTGCAACAAACCTCCGATCCACGGATGGACGCTCTCCTGGATGATGGCGCGGACGGATTACATCCGGGAGGAACAATTGCGGGAAGTATACGGACCGCTCTCCAAATGGACCCGTTGGTGGTTCCGGTACCGCGACGGGGACGGCGACGGCATCCCCCAATACAACCACGGCAACGACTCGGGTTGGGACAACAGCACGGTGTTCCATAGAGGAATTCCGGTGGAAAGCCCGGATCTGGCAGCCTTTCTTATCCTCCAGGCTGAAGTGCTGGCGGAAATCGCCGGCCGTCTGGGGATGGCCGAAGAAGAGGCGGAATGGCGCCGGCTGGCGGATCTCACGTACGCCAAGATGATCGGGCATTTCTGGAAGGACGGCCGTTTCACCGCCTGCCTGTCCGGTACGCATGAGGAATCGGAAGGCGACAGCCTGCTCCTCTTCGTGCCCGTTCTGCTCGGCAAGCGGCTGCCCGATAATATCCGGAATGCGCTTCTGAACGGACTCAGGGAGAAAGGCCGCTTCTGGACGGCCAACGGTTGGGCGACCGAAAGCGTGTCGAGCCCGTTCTATGCGCCGGACGGTTACTGGAGAGGGCCGATTTGGGCGCCGTCCACGATGCTGCTCGTCGAGGGGGCGGCCGCCGCCGGGGACATGGAGCTGGCGCGGGAAGCCGCCGCCCGGTTCTGCGCCATGGCTTCCCGAAGCGGAATGGCGGAAAACTTCGACGCATTGACGGGCGAAGGGCTTCGCGATCGTGCGTTCACCTGGACCTCGAGCGTATTCCTGATCTTAGCGAACGAATATACGGCGTAA